The Sorangiineae bacterium MSr11367 genome window below encodes:
- a CDS encoding DUF2169 domain-containing protein: MLWRTAFGEDDMAAAVVARITYRIVEGRLVMDHEQPWIIAQGGPWESPAGMTLPPDDCFRRGGIDLLVLGSARAQYDQPAQKVEVRAWLGDFVGGVDVFGERAWVKSLGGGLVPTNPVPFVQMPLTIGGAYGGKQVWDQLEMGFPMNPDGKGWYFDERNALHQPLPNIENPRQLIRRFEDQPDPVGVGFAPMGFGPTLRRAVELDAHGMLQKLHGTFFNQAFPELIAPLGASEGMVCGVTGVHPQGAIQFHLPSCPLVTDIQIGPTRVERPLAVDQIGIEPELGRVFITYRYPFRYTVTRMQRRTCVLRWARGAS, encoded by the coding sequence ATGCTTTGGCGAACCGCCTTCGGCGAAGACGACATGGCCGCCGCCGTGGTCGCGCGCATCACGTACCGCATCGTCGAGGGCCGTTTGGTGATGGACCACGAACAACCGTGGATCATCGCACAGGGAGGTCCTTGGGAAAGCCCCGCCGGGATGACGCTGCCTCCGGACGACTGCTTTCGCCGCGGGGGAATCGACCTTCTGGTCCTGGGCTCTGCGCGCGCGCAGTACGATCAGCCGGCACAAAAGGTGGAAGTGCGCGCGTGGCTGGGTGACTTCGTCGGCGGGGTCGACGTCTTCGGCGAGCGCGCGTGGGTGAAGAGCCTCGGCGGGGGCTTGGTTCCAACCAACCCGGTACCTTTCGTTCAAATGCCGCTTACCATCGGAGGGGCGTACGGCGGCAAGCAGGTCTGGGACCAATTGGAGATGGGATTCCCCATGAACCCCGACGGCAAGGGCTGGTATTTCGACGAACGAAATGCGCTACATCAACCTTTGCCGAACATCGAGAATCCGCGCCAGCTGATTCGGCGTTTCGAAGATCAGCCGGATCCGGTGGGGGTAGGTTTCGCTCCCATGGGATTCGGACCGACCCTTCGACGTGCCGTGGAGCTCGATGCACACGGGATGCTGCAGAAGCTTCACGGCACGTTCTTCAACCAGGCATTTCCCGAGTTGATCGCACCGTTGGGCGCCTCCGAAGGGATGGTGTGCGGTGTGACCGGGGTTCATCCGCAAGGGGCGATTCAATTCCATCTTCCTTCGTGCCCGCTCGTGACGGATATCCAAATTGGCCCGACCCGCGTCGAGCGGCCGTTGGCCGTCGATCAAATTGGCATCGAGCCGGAATTGGGGCGCGTGTTCATCACGTACCGTTATCCATTTCGCTACACCGTCACTCGGATGCAGCGCCGCACTTGCGTGCTGCGCTGGGCAAGGGGTGCGTCTTGA
- a CDS encoding YiiG family protein, translating to MRNPLLVWTLAVSLIALPGLTGCRRIVRALGKAAAKSAQKDAAAEDDDSVNAATASAANGADEAQDEDEAVGDKLNAYIDCINSLSDRFHDSERRYFDWANEKTGPTGKERNVYGLYSISDPAKCAAGVQKANGMKPSLPELEQAGSAYAQAVTAAFPVIKEASDYYDQKNYKDDKMAKGKELHPKLVASFEAFDQADKSMRTQVDTLNRQVKERTLAKIEKSEGKKLAYWRATTMLVAEDLVKLGDSHKLDAIDLPKLTTKIDEYEKAVNEFSGYVAAHKDEASKFIMIDSLVGEAKDFLIAAKELMRRVRDKTPYSTGERMRLGGSSEWTVEGSPGKLVKSYNELVNRSNSVRRFGK from the coding sequence ATGCGTAACCCCCTTCTCGTTTGGACCCTCGCCGTATCCCTTATAGCACTCCCGGGACTGACCGGTTGCAGGCGCATCGTGAGGGCCCTCGGCAAGGCGGCCGCGAAGTCCGCCCAAAAGGACGCGGCCGCCGAAGATGACGACTCGGTCAACGCGGCGACGGCTTCGGCCGCCAACGGTGCGGACGAGGCCCAGGACGAAGACGAAGCGGTCGGCGACAAGCTGAACGCGTACATCGACTGCATCAACAGCCTCTCGGACCGCTTCCACGATTCGGAGCGCCGCTACTTCGACTGGGCCAACGAGAAAACGGGGCCCACCGGCAAAGAGCGCAACGTCTACGGCCTCTACTCGATCAGCGATCCGGCGAAGTGTGCCGCGGGCGTGCAGAAGGCTAACGGCATGAAGCCGTCGCTGCCCGAGTTGGAGCAAGCCGGAAGCGCCTACGCGCAAGCCGTCACCGCCGCATTCCCGGTGATCAAAGAAGCGAGCGATTACTACGATCAGAAGAATTACAAAGACGACAAGATGGCCAAAGGCAAAGAGCTTCACCCGAAGCTCGTGGCCTCGTTCGAGGCGTTCGACCAAGCCGACAAGTCGATGCGCACGCAGGTCGACACGCTGAATCGGCAGGTGAAAGAGCGCACCCTCGCCAAGATCGAAAAGAGCGAAGGAAAGAAGCTCGCCTACTGGCGCGCGACGACCATGCTGGTCGCCGAGGACCTCGTCAAACTGGGCGACTCGCACAAACTCGACGCCATCGATCTGCCCAAGCTCACCACCAAGATCGACGAGTACGAGAAGGCCGTGAACGAGTTCTCCGGCTATGTCGCCGCGCACAAAGACGAGGCGTCGAAGTTCATCATGATCGACTCGCTGGTGGGCGAGGCCAAAGACTTCCTCATCGCCGCCAAGGAATTGATGCGCCGCGTCCGAGACAAGACGCCCTACTCGACGGGCGAGCGGATGCGCCTCGGCGGCTCCTCCGAATGGACCGTCGAAGGCTCACCCGGCAAATTGGTGAAATCCTACAACGAGCTCGTCAACCGCTCGAACAGCGTCCGCCGCTTCGGAAAATAG
- a CDS encoding ABC transporter permease subunit, which yields MSTLENERDEQDKDVKPPTTADSESETKAAKPAAADEDDAREDDEEEEEAPKANHRSGALHTDAASAVAAEGPGLSIVRNTLTIAKREARSYFDSLIAYVVIGGSTLALGIYFFLIQQGGFWQVDRASMTRMFEFLPWMLAALVIPLVTMRSIADEKRSGTLELLITLPVRDSEVILGKYFAALFMCAVLLLITLIYPIAMFAWPWRLGVLDWGPVWTGYFGLLLFSGAGVAVGMLFSSLTESQIIAFFLSAFTLLLLLIIGMLVETLPGAVGDAIAFISFQTRFTPFSRGLIDTRAIIYFVSIGVICLLAAFRSLESRKWS from the coding sequence ATGAGCACCTTGGAAAACGAGCGAGACGAGCAGGATAAGGACGTGAAGCCCCCCACCACGGCGGATTCCGAAAGCGAGACCAAAGCGGCCAAGCCCGCCGCGGCCGACGAGGACGACGCCCGCGAGGACGACGAGGAGGAAGAAGAGGCACCCAAGGCGAACCATCGCAGCGGGGCCCTTCACACCGACGCGGCGTCTGCGGTCGCGGCCGAAGGCCCCGGCTTGAGCATCGTGCGCAACACGCTCACCATCGCGAAACGCGAAGCGCGTTCGTACTTCGACTCGCTGATCGCCTACGTGGTCATCGGCGGCAGCACCCTGGCGCTGGGCATCTACTTCTTCCTGATCCAGCAAGGCGGCTTCTGGCAGGTCGACCGCGCATCGATGACGCGCATGTTCGAGTTTCTGCCCTGGATGCTCGCGGCGCTGGTCATCCCGCTGGTGACGATGCGCTCCATCGCGGACGAGAAGCGCTCGGGCACCCTCGAGCTGCTCATCACCCTGCCGGTGCGCGACAGCGAGGTCATTCTCGGCAAGTACTTCGCGGCGCTCTTCATGTGCGCCGTGCTGCTCCTCATCACGCTCATCTACCCCATCGCCATGTTCGCCTGGCCGTGGCGCCTGGGCGTGCTCGATTGGGGGCCGGTGTGGACGGGCTACTTCGGCCTCTTGCTCTTCTCGGGCGCGGGCGTTGCCGTGGGCATGCTCTTTTCGAGCCTGACCGAGAGCCAGATCATCGCCTTCTTCCTCTCGGCGTTCACCCTGCTGCTCCTCCTCATCATCGGCATGCTGGTGGAGACGCTTCCCGGCGCCGTGGGCGATGCGATCGCGTTCATCAGCTTCCAGACGCGGTTCACCCCGTTCTCCCGAGGCCTGATCGACACGCGGGCCATCATCTACTTCGTGTCCATTGGGGTCATCTGCCTCTTGGCGGCTTTCCGTTCTCTGGAAAGCCGCAAGTGGTCCTGA
- a CDS encoding radical SAM protein, with protein MIRVAESGLSRAARSAWPLVQKLNRAIERPGKHPKWAPAPLLKRRERTFPQLGFPRETDSLCPKCVKAVRTEILSGQRDLRTLIDGKPGEIKAQIIERDGQVLMVKECPEHGRFEDVMAVDSAFLRRIEKLYPGRDYLAPLSKLREHGSSSVKYGRGSVLTVDLTNRCNMMCDPCFMDANQVGYVHELSWEETKKILDDSLTIQPRRQMSVQFSGGEPTLSPHFLQAIRYARDVGYFCVQAATNGVKFAQDPEFARQAKEAGLRIAYLQFDGVTNEANSHRKVGNLFDVKLRAIENLHAAGIDVVLVVTVVNGVNNDQVGPIVDFAIANADKVTVISFQPVSFTGRDEDVTDEVRIAQRYTLSHLARDVKAQTGATEPLRDWFPLSALGPFSDLTDLLLGEGAEFGSMKCGCHPNCGIGTILFVHKKTKQMVPLTQFLDLEGLLSDIQDVTDAAQGRTLTLAELGMALFKNFHPEKAPKGFTFFHLLKQFMSQTGNRGKSVGEFESDAHEFEWRALFVAGMWFQDLFNYDFRRTEMCIIPYGTQMGEISFCAYNTGVGWRNIIEKMKANATVAEWYREKGRHPIYAKNQDLPLPESLGTVVLPESALRMEEESQSRKRVRLPLVTS; from the coding sequence ATGATTCGTGTCGCCGAGAGCGGTCTCTCGCGCGCCGCGCGTTCGGCCTGGCCCTTGGTGCAGAAGCTCAATCGTGCGATCGAGCGCCCGGGCAAGCACCCCAAGTGGGCCCCCGCCCCGCTGCTCAAGCGGCGTGAGCGTACGTTTCCCCAGCTCGGTTTCCCGCGCGAGACCGACTCGCTCTGCCCGAAGTGCGTCAAGGCCGTGCGCACCGAGATCCTCTCCGGCCAGCGCGATCTGCGGACCCTCATCGATGGCAAGCCGGGGGAGATCAAGGCGCAAATCATCGAGCGCGATGGCCAGGTCCTCATGGTCAAAGAGTGCCCCGAGCACGGCCGCTTCGAGGACGTCATGGCGGTCGACTCCGCGTTCCTCCGGCGCATCGAGAAGCTCTATCCCGGTCGCGACTACCTCGCCCCGCTGAGCAAGCTGCGGGAGCATGGCAGCTCCAGCGTCAAGTACGGCCGCGGCTCCGTCCTCACAGTGGACCTGACGAACCGCTGCAACATGATGTGCGACCCGTGCTTCATGGATGCGAACCAAGTCGGCTACGTGCACGAGCTGTCCTGGGAGGAGACGAAGAAGATCCTCGACGACTCGCTGACCATCCAGCCGCGCCGCCAGATGAGCGTGCAATTCTCCGGCGGCGAGCCCACCTTGAGCCCGCATTTTCTCCAGGCCATTCGCTATGCGCGCGACGTCGGCTACTTCTGCGTGCAGGCGGCCACCAACGGCGTCAAGTTCGCGCAAGATCCGGAGTTCGCGCGGCAGGCCAAGGAAGCAGGGCTGCGCATCGCGTACCTGCAGTTCGACGGCGTCACCAACGAGGCGAACTCGCACCGCAAGGTCGGCAACTTGTTCGACGTGAAGCTGCGGGCTATCGAGAACCTGCATGCGGCGGGGATCGACGTCGTGCTCGTCGTCACCGTGGTGAACGGCGTGAACAACGACCAAGTGGGCCCCATCGTCGATTTTGCCATCGCCAACGCCGACAAGGTCACGGTCATCAGCTTCCAGCCCGTGAGCTTCACCGGCCGCGACGAAGACGTCACCGACGAAGTGCGCATCGCGCAGCGCTACACCTTGAGCCACCTCGCGCGGGACGTGAAGGCGCAGACCGGTGCGACGGAGCCTCTGCGCGACTGGTTCCCCCTCTCGGCCTTGGGCCCGTTCAGCGATCTGACGGATCTTCTTCTGGGCGAGGGGGCCGAGTTCGGCTCGATGAAGTGCGGCTGCCACCCGAACTGCGGCATCGGCACCATCTTGTTCGTGCACAAGAAGACGAAGCAGATGGTCCCGCTCACGCAGTTCTTGGACCTCGAGGGCTTGCTCTCGGACATCCAGGACGTGACCGACGCCGCCCAGGGCCGCACGCTCACCTTGGCCGAACTGGGGATGGCGCTGTTCAAGAACTTCCACCCGGAAAAGGCGCCCAAAGGCTTTACCTTTTTCCATTTGCTCAAACAATTCATGAGCCAAACCGGCAACCGCGGAAAGAGCGTGGGCGAATTCGAAAGCGATGCGCACGAATTCGAATGGCGCGCCCTCTTCGTCGCCGGCATGTGGTTCCAAGATTTGTTCAACTACGACTTCCGCCGCACCGAGATGTGCATCATCCCGTACGGCACCCAAATGGGTGAAATCAGCTTTTGCGCCTACAACACCGGCGTAGGCTGGCGAAACATCATCGAAAAGATGAAGGCCAACGCCACCGTCGCCGAGTGGTACCGCGAAAAGGGCCGCCACCCGATTTACGCGAAGAACCAGGACCTGCCGCTGCCCGAGTCGTTGGGCACCGTGGTGCTGCCCGAGTCGGCACTGCGCATGGAGGAAGAGTCCCAATCGCGCAAGCGCGTGCGGCTACCGCTGGTTACCAGCTGA
- a CDS encoding DUF2169 domain-containing protein has protein sequence MMNSDPTPKVSAYPISAPDRNGTHALGVIAKRSYGVTSSGQCTLASEQPFLNFAPVDDPDHPDLIEEDTDLWPDKLLTDVVVRGHAWNHPRTPSFFADVYLNRQLMKRVMVSGERRCFVNAVGQLAFTPPSLVERVKLSYAFAYGGEDLAAEERVGFPEQPLIELLPEDQRTAATVAASPYRYARNHAGRGFVIDATPESLETLALPQLEDPADLLTPERLVVHDPWHWPLQPLPASLDFLGPGMFPRIGWFGHTPDWDPQDIGHLSAYFPEFRLGHATTNIFDLSDEDFTKRFDRLAFQGASLGMRVGPLQGGEGLTLVNLHPSLPNWTLQLPAERPYLAVDDRKGGLTPLKPRLHTVVVEPDRWKVTVVWAGFARALRPYLPQELARMPFQAQW, from the coding sequence ATGATGAATTCCGACCCGACTCCGAAGGTCTCGGCGTACCCCATATCCGCGCCGGATCGCAACGGTACGCACGCACTCGGCGTAATCGCCAAACGCAGTTATGGCGTGACCTCGTCCGGGCAATGCACCCTGGCCTCCGAACAGCCGTTTCTCAACTTCGCCCCCGTCGATGATCCGGATCATCCCGATCTCATCGAAGAAGACACCGATCTGTGGCCGGACAAGCTGTTGACCGACGTCGTCGTGCGCGGGCACGCCTGGAATCATCCGCGGACGCCCAGCTTTTTCGCCGACGTTTACCTCAATCGGCAGTTGATGAAGCGCGTGATGGTTTCGGGCGAGCGTCGCTGCTTCGTCAATGCCGTTGGCCAACTTGCCTTTACGCCACCGAGCCTCGTCGAGCGTGTGAAACTCAGTTACGCGTTCGCGTACGGTGGGGAAGATCTCGCAGCCGAGGAGCGCGTCGGCTTTCCCGAGCAGCCGCTCATCGAGCTCCTGCCCGAGGATCAGCGGACCGCGGCTACGGTAGCCGCCAGCCCATACCGCTACGCGCGCAACCACGCGGGCCGCGGGTTCGTCATCGACGCGACCCCGGAATCGCTCGAAACGCTGGCCCTTCCGCAACTCGAGGATCCCGCCGATCTGCTCACGCCCGAACGCCTCGTCGTGCATGACCCTTGGCATTGGCCGCTTCAGCCTTTGCCGGCTTCGCTCGACTTCTTGGGGCCTGGCATGTTTCCGCGCATCGGGTGGTTTGGGCACACGCCGGATTGGGATCCGCAAGACATCGGACACCTGAGCGCCTACTTTCCCGAGTTTCGGCTGGGGCATGCCACCACGAATATTTTCGATCTGAGCGATGAGGACTTTACGAAGCGCTTCGATCGGCTTGCCTTTCAAGGAGCTTCACTGGGAATGCGCGTAGGGCCGCTACAAGGCGGTGAGGGACTCACGCTCGTGAACCTGCATCCAAGCTTACCCAATTGGACGCTGCAGCTCCCCGCCGAGCGCCCCTACCTCGCCGTGGACGATCGAAAGGGTGGCCTCACCCCACTCAAGCCACGTCTTCACACCGTCGTGGTCGAGCCGGATCGTTGGAAGGTCACGGTCGTCTGGGCCGGCTTCGCACGCGCGCTGCGGCCCTACCTGCCCCAGGAGCTGGCGCGGATGCCGTTCCAGGCGCAATGGTGA
- a CDS encoding DUF4340 domain-containing protein, translated as MSGTQKIAIGGAILVVLVYAVYAQSKKDESMGVASKETTAEKAVLKVDLKEGEELDKISITNADKGEVVLEKKGDKWELTKPVSFPANQSNVKSLIDNLKELKTGDLIEPKPSDDIKKSYQLDTEHAVHVVAYKGGEKKADDFFGKSGGRGQMAMANGNPGIYAVNGYSGYLYGREVKAWRDTEILKFDDAMVTSLVIEKSNEIAAAAPAGDAGAPKKTGGTFSFTKGDKWAGTWNGQAIAKLDEEKVKDALRIFKALNADDFGDGKGVDVTGLDKPQATVTIGLKDNAGKFVLKVGKTSSGSERYATKDSSATVYILPSAVSDWVTADVAKFQQAADAGAPKAPPSMPPGMMPPGMPHGGMPHGGMQ; from the coding sequence ATGAGCGGAACGCAGAAGATTGCAATCGGCGGGGCCATTCTCGTCGTGTTGGTTTACGCGGTGTATGCGCAGTCGAAGAAGGACGAGTCGATGGGCGTCGCCTCCAAGGAGACGACCGCCGAGAAAGCCGTCCTCAAGGTGGATCTCAAGGAGGGCGAGGAGCTCGACAAGATTTCCATCACCAACGCCGACAAGGGCGAGGTCGTGCTGGAGAAGAAGGGCGACAAGTGGGAGCTGACCAAGCCCGTGTCGTTCCCGGCGAATCAGTCGAACGTCAAATCGCTCATCGACAACTTGAAGGAGTTGAAGACGGGCGATCTGATCGAGCCCAAGCCGTCCGACGACATCAAGAAGTCGTACCAGCTCGACACCGAGCACGCGGTGCACGTCGTCGCGTACAAAGGTGGCGAGAAGAAGGCGGACGACTTCTTCGGCAAGTCGGGCGGCCGCGGCCAGATGGCCATGGCCAATGGCAACCCGGGCATCTACGCGGTGAACGGCTACTCCGGCTACCTGTACGGCCGCGAGGTCAAGGCCTGGCGCGACACCGAGATCCTCAAGTTCGACGACGCGATGGTGACGTCGCTGGTCATCGAGAAGTCGAACGAGATCGCGGCCGCGGCACCGGCGGGTGATGCCGGCGCGCCGAAGAAGACGGGCGGCACGTTCTCCTTCACCAAGGGCGACAAGTGGGCGGGCACGTGGAACGGCCAGGCCATCGCGAAGCTCGACGAAGAGAAGGTGAAGGACGCGCTGCGCATCTTCAAAGCGCTCAACGCCGACGACTTCGGCGATGGCAAGGGCGTGGATGTGACGGGTCTCGACAAGCCGCAGGCCACGGTCACCATCGGGCTCAAGGACAACGCCGGCAAGTTCGTGCTCAAGGTCGGCAAGACCTCGTCGGGCAGCGAGCGCTATGCAACGAAGGACAGCAGCGCGACGGTTTACATCCTTCCCAGCGCGGTGTCGGACTGGGTCACCGCGGACGTAGCGAAGTTCCAGCAAGCCGCCGATGCCGGCGCGCCGAAGGCACCCCCCTCCATGCCGCCCGGGATGATGCCGCCCGGAATGCCGCACGGCGGGATGCCGCACGGCGGAATGCAGTAA
- a CDS encoding ATP-binding cassette domain-containing protein yields MATDVMIYANDLSKRYGAFRAVDKINFEVRKGEVVGFLGPNGAGKSTTMRILTCFISPTEGSARIRGFDVFENPLEVRRSLGYLPQRAPLYLEMSVLEYLHFASDLRQLDKSGFKDRARKVVEVCGLAKVLGKEIRYLSHGYRQRVGLAQALIHDPPILILDEPTSDLDPNEKAEFLDYLKRIGEERTVLLSTHNLSEVEAACARAIIISRGRIVADGPLDEIRAKSGKVRYVVSVQESAGKDPYRGTGALPKKAEVEAALAKIRGVGAVTELPTDERAHSFELASEQELDLRPELFRLIVDKGWVILELHRDTQTLEDVFRNLTVGDARRNRNLSAKDEEEEEEEEEEYEEEEEDEDEGEDEEEEAPKKKAGKR; encoded by the coding sequence ATGGCAACCGATGTGATGATTTACGCGAACGACCTGAGCAAACGCTACGGGGCGTTCCGTGCGGTCGATAAGATCAACTTCGAAGTTCGGAAAGGGGAGGTCGTCGGATTTCTCGGCCCCAACGGCGCCGGCAAGTCCACGACGATGCGCATCCTCACCTGCTTCATCTCGCCCACCGAGGGAAGCGCGAGGATCCGCGGGTTCGACGTCTTCGAGAACCCGCTCGAGGTTCGCCGCAGCCTGGGTTACCTCCCGCAGCGCGCTCCGCTCTACCTCGAGATGAGCGTTCTCGAGTACCTGCACTTCGCCTCCGACCTGCGCCAGCTCGACAAGTCCGGCTTCAAGGACCGCGCGCGCAAGGTCGTCGAGGTGTGCGGCCTCGCAAAGGTGCTCGGCAAAGAGATCCGCTACCTGTCGCACGGCTATCGCCAGCGCGTCGGTCTCGCGCAGGCCCTCATCCACGACCCGCCGATCCTCATCTTGGACGAGCCCACGAGCGATCTCGACCCCAACGAGAAGGCCGAGTTCCTCGATTATTTGAAGCGCATCGGTGAAGAGCGCACTGTTCTTCTCTCGACCCACAACCTGTCCGAGGTCGAGGCGGCGTGTGCCCGCGCCATCATCATCTCGCGTGGTCGCATCGTGGCCGACGGCCCGCTCGACGAGATCCGCGCCAAGAGCGGCAAGGTTCGTTACGTCGTGTCGGTGCAGGAATCGGCCGGCAAAGATCCGTACCGCGGCACCGGCGCCCTGCCCAAGAAGGCCGAGGTCGAGGCCGCGCTCGCGAAGATCCGCGGCGTCGGCGCAGTGACCGAGCTGCCCACCGACGAACGCGCGCACTCGTTCGAGCTGGCGAGCGAGCAAGAGCTCGACCTGCGCCCCGAGTTGTTCCGCCTCATCGTGGACAAGGGCTGGGTCATCCTCGAACTGCACCGCGACACGCAAACCCTGGAAGACGTCTTCCGCAACCTCACGGTGGGCGACGCCCGCCGCAACCGCAACCTCTCCGCCAAAGACGAAGAAGAAGAAGAAGAAGAGGAAGAGGAGTACGAGGAAGAAGAAGAGGACGAAGACGAGGGCGAGGACGAAGAAGAAGAGGCGCCGAAGAAGAAGGCGGGCAAGCGATGA
- a CDS encoding GldG family protein: MERKARAAAESGVLLLVIAGILVALNALSALGVHKRFDTTKSERFKLSKGSGTLVHDMKQSMQVDAYVTKGLPKLDAFVRDLRDLLQEYKDASGGKFNYNIIEAKDEETKKTAKDAGLVEQPFGEASATESEKAAVTMGFMGLVLKYGSEKDSIRSLDPGNTSGLEFWLTNKIREIRDKADDVKRKIGVLTGHDEMKLSEPNLVPAQLGKATMQDIITKNFPFYTFQDVDLKNGDSAIDEALEGLIITQPGKDISDKELRRIDEFVMKGKSLAIFASAVNVKASDAAMNATLSAHGLEKLLGGYGIELRKEAVLDFGRSFGVQMLTQGGIARPRFPAFISVQDDSRFSGEEQLLDSSFPPFFRMNDLVFPFASPLALHTDIQPEATMKAVARSTPNSTAVGGDTTDLKPFQNWSALRKKSAPAQFVIAATVDGTLKSAFQGGDKQGIETPEKSKSAARVFVLSASQFLANPFARAGNAPDMGQMGMMMPQMGGDEQLQQLAQPYAQQALTNTILSFKNTLDWLGGDSDLLAVSAKILNEAPLAYGEVSKPNIDFENETDESLKKREDEIKASRKSTQNKVQWLLILGIPLLFSLYGVLRWRSRIASRENVSLA; this comes from the coding sequence ATGGAACGCAAAGCACGCGCGGCCGCTGAAAGCGGCGTTCTGCTCCTGGTCATCGCGGGCATCCTCGTTGCCCTCAATGCTCTCTCGGCGCTCGGAGTTCACAAGCGCTTCGACACCACCAAATCGGAGCGCTTCAAGCTCTCCAAGGGAAGCGGCACCCTCGTCCACGACATGAAGCAGTCCATGCAGGTGGACGCTTACGTCACCAAGGGCCTGCCCAAGCTCGACGCCTTCGTGCGCGATCTCCGCGATCTCCTCCAGGAGTACAAGGACGCGAGCGGCGGTAAGTTCAACTACAACATCATCGAGGCGAAGGACGAGGAGACGAAGAAGACGGCGAAGGACGCCGGCCTCGTCGAGCAGCCCTTCGGAGAGGCCAGCGCCACGGAGTCCGAGAAGGCCGCGGTCACCATGGGCTTCATGGGCCTCGTGCTGAAGTACGGCTCGGAGAAGGACTCGATCCGTTCGCTCGATCCGGGCAACACCAGCGGTCTCGAGTTCTGGCTGACCAACAAGATCCGCGAGATCCGTGACAAGGCCGACGACGTGAAGCGCAAGATCGGCGTGCTCACCGGCCACGACGAGATGAAGCTCTCCGAGCCGAACCTGGTGCCTGCGCAGCTTGGCAAGGCCACGATGCAGGACATCATCACGAAGAACTTCCCGTTCTACACGTTCCAGGACGTGGACCTGAAAAACGGCGACAGCGCGATCGACGAGGCGCTCGAAGGCCTCATCATCACGCAGCCGGGCAAAGACATCTCCGACAAGGAGCTGCGCCGCATCGACGAGTTCGTGATGAAGGGCAAGTCGCTGGCCATCTTCGCCTCGGCGGTCAACGTCAAGGCGAGCGATGCGGCGATGAACGCGACGCTCAGCGCGCACGGCCTGGAAAAGCTGCTCGGGGGCTATGGCATCGAGTTGAGGAAAGAAGCGGTCCTCGATTTCGGTCGCTCCTTCGGCGTGCAGATGCTCACGCAGGGCGGCATCGCGCGTCCGCGCTTTCCCGCGTTCATCTCGGTGCAGGACGACTCGCGCTTCTCCGGTGAGGAGCAGCTCCTCGACTCGTCGTTCCCGCCGTTCTTCCGCATGAACGACTTGGTCTTCCCGTTCGCCTCGCCGCTGGCTCTCCACACGGACATTCAGCCCGAGGCCACCATGAAGGCCGTTGCGCGCTCCACGCCGAACAGCACGGCGGTGGGTGGCGATACGACGGATCTGAAGCCGTTCCAGAACTGGAGCGCGCTGCGCAAGAAGAGCGCCCCGGCGCAGTTCGTGATTGCGGCCACGGTCGACGGGACGCTGAAGAGCGCGTTCCAAGGCGGCGACAAGCAGGGCATCGAGACGCCGGAGAAGAGCAAGTCGGCGGCCCGCGTGTTCGTGCTCTCCGCGTCGCAGTTCCTCGCGAATCCGTTCGCCCGCGCCGGCAACGCCCCGGACATGGGCCAGATGGGCATGATGATGCCGCAGATGGGCGGCGACGAGCAGCTGCAGCAGCTCGCGCAGCCGTACGCGCAGCAGGCTCTGACGAACACGATCCTCTCGTTCAAGAACACGCTCGACTGGCTCGGTGGCGACAGCGACCTGCTCGCCGTGTCGGCGAAGATCCTGAACGAGGCGCCGCTCGCCTACGGCGAGGTCTCGAAGCCGAACATCGACTTCGAGAACGAGACCGACGAGAGCCTCAAGAAGCGCGAGGACGAGATCAAGGCCTCCCGCAAGTCGACGCAAAACAAGGTGCAGTGGCTCTTGATCCTCGGGATCCCGCTGCTGTTCTCCCTGTACGGCGTCCTTCGGTGGCGGTCGCGCATCGCGTCGCGTGAGAACGTTTCCCTTGCTTGA
- a CDS encoding secondary thiamine-phosphate synthase enzyme YjbQ gives MKSFTEYMTMHTRNRRELVHLTPTLKTILERSDITEGFMLVSAMHITAGVFVNDNEPGLHRDIWKWLQDLAPAGPDYEHHRTGEDNGDAHLKSLLIHHEVTVPITKGKLDLGPWQEVFYAEFDGQRDKRVIVKVLGF, from the coding sequence ATGAAGTCGTTCACCGAGTACATGACGATGCACACACGCAACCGGCGTGAGCTCGTGCATCTAACGCCTACGTTGAAGACGATCCTCGAGCGGTCCGACATCACCGAGGGGTTCATGCTCGTCAGCGCCATGCACATCACGGCGGGTGTGTTCGTGAACGACAACGAGCCCGGTTTGCACCGGGATATCTGGAAATGGCTGCAAGATCTCGCCCCCGCCGGCCCGGATTACGAGCACCATCGCACGGGCGAGGACAATGGCGATGCGCACCTGAAGTCGCTCCTCATCCACCACGAGGTGACGGTGCCCATCACCAAGGGCAAGCTGGATCTGGGGCCATGGCAGGAGGTCTTCTACGCGGAGTTCGACGGCCAGCGGGACAAGCGGGTCATCGTGAAGGTGCTGGGCTTTTGA